The Planktothrix agardhii NIES-204 genomic interval TTAAAGTGGCAATGACTATTGAAGAACCAAATGCCAGAAACGATCAAATTAACGGGGTGTTAAGTATGCTATACCATGCTTTAGCTGATTACTCTAATCCCCAGCTATTAAACAATGTTTGTGCTGCGGGTCAACTTCGTAGACTCGAATGCACTTGGGCGATTGAACAAGCCATTATTACTGCTTATCAAGCCCAAAATCAATTAACAGCATCGAATGAACACCTAGAACAACTTCAAAATAAAATTTATCAAGGATTACTGAATATTATTGATCAATGTAGTTCTCAAGAAGAATTAGATTTTCTATTTCCTGAAATAGCCAGAATTAAAATACATGATTGTACAGCATTAAAATCTTGGCAAGATCATACTAATTGGTTTAAAACCTTATCTAATGATGAACGGGAACAGTTAGCAATGTTAGAACCGGAAACCTCAGAATCAGTTAATTTTGAATTATCAAAAAACGACATAACTATTAAACCTTTAGAAATGCAAATCTATGAGGAATTAAAACAAAAATCCCACTATTCAGCTTTACGAGATCAATTAAAATTTGTCGTTAAACCTGAATTACGCCGTGAACATGAATCTTATATTTTTAATAAAGCGATCGCCACAGGTTTAAATGGATTAGCCCCTAAAAATTGGGAAGAAGTACCCGATTTAACCGTTGCTAATCTTTATCATTATTTTCAAGTTCAATCTTAAAATGCGTAGGAAGATTGAAAAAAACTAGAAAAAACGACTTAAAGTTCCTCAAATTGTAAGTTAGATCAAAATTAGATGAAATTTAACAAAACGTAGGTATTTATTTATAGTTACCTACGTTTTGTTGAAAAAACAGCTAAATTGCCAAGCACTTTTTTCAGATATTTAATTAATCTTGACCAACTCGCATAATAATCGACTTCAATCCATTCATAATATCCTCAAGAGATTCAATAATTTTTAAGGTTTCTTTTTGTTCAGTTTCATCATCTAATTTAGACAAAAATTGAAATAATTGGTTAATTCTTTCTTCTTTTCTTTTTCTTTTTTTAATTATTAACTAATAGTTTGAGCTAACTCCAGTGGGAACGCCAGGGCTGTTTCATTAGCCAAAAGTTATGTACAAACAAGCTAAAGATCGTTGATATTTTCGGCTATCATTCTTTGATTTATTGTCGGGGAATGATAGCCATTGATTATGAGAAGATTAAGAATTATAGCAATCCTATTTGAGTTGTGTAAAAGGGAACATGGGTAATATTTCTGACTGTTTCATGTCAGTATTAAAATGTTACAACCTATTATAGTTTCAGTCCCGCAAGCAGGATTATTTTAATTGAAAGCTTAGCCAAAGAAAAATGTTCCGATGTTGACCTTGAAAGTTTCAGTCCCGCAAGCAGGATTATTTTAATTGAAAGAGGGGGAAACGATACAAAACCCGACTCACTAGACACTTGTTTCAGTCCCGCAAGCAGGATTATTTTAATTGAAAGATCCCGCTATAGAGTTATTAATTGTGGATCTCTATAAGTTTCAGTCCCGCAAGCAGGATTATTTTAATTGAAAGCTTATATGTCTATTTATAGGTGTTTATAGGTGTTTAGTTTCAGTCCCGCAAGCAGGATTATTTTAATTGAAAGAAGGCGATTGTAGCTTGACTTTGTACATTAGTCATAGTTTCAGTCCCGCAAGCAGGATTATTTTAATTGAAAGTTTAGAGGATTTTAACCGACAATCAGATTCTATCAAAGGTTTCAGTCCCGCAAGCAGGATTATTTTAATTGAAAGTCATATTTATCTCGACTCATTAATTCTTGCCATGTTTCAGTCCCGCAAGCAGGATTATTTTAATTGAAAGAGTCAAGGGTGTAACCAAGCATAGCGTCCCTTGACGGATGTTTCAGTCCCGCAAGCAGGATTATTTTAATTGAAAGTGCGTCTAAGGGCTTAATCTTGTGAACTAAGTTATTACGTTTCAGTCCCGCAAGCAGGATTATTTTAATTGAAAGGTTCCATGCAGCAATCCTATGCAGCAACAAACCATAGTTTCAGTCCCGCAAGCAGGATTATTTTAATTGAAAGAAAGGGTATGGGGTAAAAATTTCTGATTTTATAGAGATGTTTCAGTCCCGCAAGCAGGATTATTTTAATTGAAAGTTTAGGGGATTATTTCAGGACTAGGATAATGGTTTATGTTTCAGTCCCGCAAGCAGGATTATTTTAATTGAAAGAATGATAGGAGACTTAATCGGTTTCTTTCTAGCCATGATGGTGTTTCAGTCCCGCAAGCAGGATTATTTTAATTGAAAGTAAGAATTGTTACAACCCATTGATCTATTTTTAGGGATTGCCGTTTCAGTCCCGCAAGCAGGATTATTTTAATTGAAAGACACTTAACTATCTTTCCCCTAGAACAACATGGAAACTATGTTTCAGTCCCGCAAGCAGGATTATTTTAATTGAAAGACATGATGATTTAACCAATGAGAAGGTAAACTAATGTTTCAGTCCCGCAAGCAGGATTATTTTAATTGAAAGTCTTCACAGATACAACGACTTTTAATTCTTCCGTCATGTTTCAGTCCCGCAAGCAGGATTATTTTAATTGAAAGTTTCCGATTCAATATTAAGAGCGATCGTGTCTCCATGTTTCAGTCCCGCAAGCAGGATTATTTTAATTGAAAGCGACAAGTCGATTATGGGCTCCATACACCATAGATTTGTTTCAGTCCCGCAAGCAGGATTATTTTAATTGAAAGCTTTATCCGGGGGAGCATGGCTACATCACTTTAGCGTTTCAGTCCCGCAAGCAGGATTATTTTAATTGAAAGTAACCCTATTAGTCAAACTGGTAGCAGTTCAACTACAGGAAAGTTTCAGTCCCGCAAGCAGGATTATTTTAATTGAAAGAGAAACAATTTATCCGATATTGAGTGAGGGATAATTGAGTTTCAGTCCCGCAAGCAGGATTATTTTAATTGAAAGCTTAGGAGTAGCATTGCTTGAAAGCCTTGCAGTGTCAGAGAAGTTTCAGTCCCGCAAGCAGGATTATTTTAATTGAAAGAACTGCCTTGCTCCCTTTTCTATTCTCTAATTATGTTTCAGTCCCGCAAGCAGGATTATTTTAATTGAAAGGTTCAGCGATATTACCCATCGCTAGCGCAATTTTACTGTTGTTTCAGTCCCGCAAGCAGGATTATTTTAATTGAAAGTCTGCCGTCTGAAACCCTGATGGGGCGGTGATTCTGGAGCCCATTTTCGTGAACCTCAAAAATTGCCTCATTTCAGGCTTCGTTATTGCAACAGATTATCAATAACTAACCGGACTCAAAAGTATAAACTATTGATTTGTCAAGGTTCTAGCGTTTTTCGTGAACCCCCCCAGGTTTTCGCCCCCGCTTAGGTTCACGAAAATAATCATAAACCAAAACAATTTTCTTGTCAAGGGGAATCTTATATGATATTGCGATCGCCCCCAGACCTCTGAACTCAAATAAAAAACCCCGCATCCAACGGAAACAGGGTCAACGGTATCCTATTCAATTTAACTAGATGACAATAGCCTGATCTTGACGGGGGTGTTCAGACCCATAGGTAATTGTGCGTTTCAGAGATCCCGCATCCAAAACATAAATCCGTACCGAATCTTCAGCAGGTTTAACTAACTTTTCAATTTGGTGTTGTAAGTTCACAAACTGAACACTTGTTAAAAAGCATTCAAACACACTATACTGACACCATTTGCCATAACCCGACAACAATTTATGTAACCTTGTGCGCCGTTTATTAGCCGCTTTGCTATCGGGTAAATCGTAAATCACCAAATAAAATAACGTATTTTTCATCGTAATACCAAAGGTTTATAAACCAAGTCTTCCTGTAAATAGCGTCCTAATAATCGAGCTTGTAATTCAATCGCCCGTCGATAGGTGCACCGATACTCAAAAACTGGATGTTTAAACTCATCATTCATTTTCCGTTCAAATGCTTGTAAAAACCGCTTACGTCCCTCATCTTTGAGTCGATAAGCACCCAAACTTTCGGTAAAATCATCCGGCTGAATTTCCCGTTTATTTAATACCGAAAATACCAAACTATCCGCCACCAAAGGACGAAATTCCTCCATTAAATCCAGCACCATTGCGGGTTGACCCCGACTGACTTCATGCAAATATCCAATATAAGGATCAAGTCCCACTAAATGCACCGATGCTGTTACCTGTACCCGCAATAAACCATAGGCAAAACTCAATAAAGCATTCACTGGATCGGTCGGTGGACGACGGTTGCGACCTGGAAAAGACCAAGGTTCATTTAAGATCGCTGACCATTCTCGAAAATAATCTTTTGCCGCAATTCCTTCCACTCCTCGAACTTCATCCAAAGTAGCTTTTTTAAACAGTAATTTTCTATGATTTTTCAAAGGAGTATCAGCAATTTTCTGACGATATAAAACCGTAGCTTGATTTTGAATTTTAGCCGATACAATGGTTTTAACTAATTCCAAGCGACGTTCCGTATCCTGATATAATTCAAACTGGGCTAACCGTAGGGCTCCATTCCGAGAATATCCGGGTAAAGCACTGCCTAAATATTTGCCAAAACTGGTTAAATAGTGAACAGGCACTCCCAGTTCTAAAGCATAGGTGAGGGCATCTCCCGTGACTTGAGGATTGCCCATTAATACCACTTGTTCGACGGTTTGGGCGGGAACCGATTGTTTATTCCATTTGCCACTTTCTTCTTGAGTTGCAACGGTAAAGGCTTCATATTTTTTACCTAAAATTGCTTGAGGTTGGGTAATATAAAGAATAGACATTTTAAGTTAAACTCCTTGACAAATTAGTTCTTTTACTTCAAAGGGTAGACAAATTCCTGTTAAACTACAAGCTTGACATTTTTTAGAATTGTTAATCGGTAAAGGGATTTTGCCCATGGCGGTTTTGTGAGCTAAGGTGATCGCTTCTTGGGTCATTTGTCGTAATTTTGGGGTAAATTCAACCCGTTGACGACGGCGATTTCCATGATAAAAAATTTCACCATAGGGAATTACTTTACCCGTGCGTTCTTCTAAACATAACGCCGCCGCACAAAGTTGAAAATGATCATTGAGATGTTGCGCCATTTTTCCCTTTTTATATTCTAAAGGAATCAGTTGACCCTCCCGTTCTTCCACAGCATCAATAATTCCACTTACTTTCAACTGTTCACTCCAGACCCACTGCTGACGGTGAATAATAGTATCACCTTCAAAAGTAGTTCCTTCTTCATTAATATTTTCATGGAGATAACGCCCCATAATAATATGTTCGTTATCCTTTGTTTCCCCCAATTGATATTCTAAATAAAATCGACGGGGGCAATATTCCCAAGCGTTGAGATAAGCTAAAGTTAAATCAGTCATCAGTTATCAGTTATCAGTTTTAGAGTTATCAGTTTTAGAGTTAACAGTTTTAGAGTTAACATTTAACGGTTATTGGTTTTCTAGGATGATTTTGCTTGATTCATTATTGCCAATTCTGGTTTTTTTAGAATAGCAAAAAGAATTTTTCCGACTTCATCAGCATCTTGATATAGCAATCCTATTTGAGTTGTGTTTAAAATCCCTGATCAAAAGGGAATAGAGAACAGCCCCCCCAAACCCCCCGTGCACGGGGGGCTAGGGGGGGAGGGATCTGGGGTAATACTTCTGGCCGTTTCATATCAGTATTGAAATGTTACAACCTATTTAGGATTGCTATAACTGTTAACTAAGTAGGTGGTCATAATTAAAGTTAAAATCCTAAATGCTGTAAGCCCTTTAGAATAAGGATTTTAGCTTTCGGTTTGTTGACGTTATTTATGCCCGCCTACTTATAGCAATCCTATTTGAGTTGTGTTCAAAATCCCTGATCAAAAGGGAATAGAGAACAGCCCCCCCAAACCCCCCGTGCACGGGGGGCTAGGGGGGGAGGGATCTGGGGTAATACTTCTGGCCATTTCATATCAGCATTGAAATGTTACAACCTATTTAGGATTGCTATATCAACTATTAACTAACAACTATTAACTAACAACTGATAACTGATGACTGATTCTCGTTTGTCCCATTCCCAGGGCGGTTTTACGACCGATGGCGGAGAAAAAGGCAAAATGGGCTAGAATGTTAGCAATTTTCGCTTCTTGAGGGTCAGGAAATCGATATTTAATCCATCCTTTTGCCCCAATTTCTACGTTATTTTCCATCTTTAAAGCATGGGTTTCTAAACTATAGGCAGAAACAAAACCTTGCCAAGCGATCGCCTCAAATTTTTGGGTTTCCGGTGCAAAGGCATTCCATCGTTTCATCAAACTAGAAAACACTAATTCTGGTGAGGGAAAAAGTTGCACATATTTTTGTTGCTTAAAACTGGTGGGGGAAAGAAACTCTAAGGTAATATCATCGGAATTTTTTGGCAGTTTTGCTAACATTTGATAATCCCCCGAACCCACCCAAGGATGAGTACCAGGTAAGGAATGAATGCCTTTAATAATAAAAGGAAATTTACCTAAAGTTAGGGGTTTACT includes:
- a CDS encoding CRISPR-associated protein Cas2, with product MKNTLFYLVIYDLPDSKAANKRRTRLHKLLSGYGKWCQYSVFECFLTSVQFVNLQHQIEKLVKPAEDSVRIYVLDAGSLKRTITYGSEHPRQDQAIVI
- a CDS encoding CRISPR-associated protein Cas1 gives rise to the protein MSILYITQPQAILGKKYEAFTVATQEESGKWNKQSVPAQTVEQVVLMGNPQVTGDALTYALELGVPVHYLTSFGKYLGSALPGYSRNGALRLAQFELYQDTERRLELVKTIVSAKIQNQATVLYRQKIADTPLKNHRKLLFKKATLDEVRGVEGIAAKDYFREWSAILNEPWSFPGRNRRPPTDPVNALLSFAYGLLRVQVTASVHLVGLDPYIGYLHEVSRGQPAMVLDLMEEFRPLVADSLVFSVLNKREIQPDDFTESLGAYRLKDEGRKRFLQAFERKMNDEFKHPVFEYRCTYRRAIELQARLLGRYLQEDLVYKPLVLR
- a CDS encoding CRISPR-associated protein Cas4, encoding MTDLTLAYLNAWEYCPRRFYLEYQLGETKDNEHIIMGRYLHENINEEGTTFEGDTIIHRQQWVWSEQLKVSGIIDAVEEREGQLIPLEYKKGKMAQHLNDHFQLCAAALCLEERTGKVIPYGEIFYHGNRRRQRVEFTPKLRQMTQEAITLAHKTAMGKIPLPINNSKKCQACSLTGICLPFEVKELICQGV
- a CDS encoding CRISPR-associated protein Cas6, coding for MELIPLQSDKSFNLYAIIVQIAAINRDYLPPTLGRAIHAQVLYWLQMGDPNASEYVHNSQDSPISLSGLIGHRRGDRIRSGDEFYFRIGLLNGSLLEPLLNGIEQWGSKPLTLGKFPFIIKGIHSLPGTHPWVGSGDYQMLAKLPKNSDDITLEFLSPTSFKQQKYVQLFPSPELVFSSLMKRWNAFAPETQKFEAIAWQGFVSAYSLETHALKMENNVEIGAKGWIKYRFPDPQEAKIANILAHFAFFSAIGRKTALGMGQTRISHQLSVVS